From Methylopila sp. M107, a single genomic window includes:
- a CDS encoding tetratricopeptide repeat protein, producing the protein MAVTSVLKPVAGVRIVALLALGGLLSGCMTDKTVTGSITPVSASREVVSPEQSQAHWRALSERYGEAYAKNPSDPAAGYAYGVSLRALGQRAQALAVLEQSSMKNPSQKQILAAYGRSLADVGRYDDALGVLARAHTPDRPDWKILNAQGAILDQLGRSEEARGYYLAAIKIAPAEPSILSNLGLNYALSNDLARAEQTLLQAASSPKADDKVRANLAMVQGLKSGRSAAPAKKAG; encoded by the coding sequence ATGGCTGTGACATCAGTGCTGAAGCCGGTCGCCGGCGTCCGGATCGTCGCGCTTCTCGCGCTTGGCGGCCTGCTCTCCGGCTGCATGACCGACAAGACTGTCACCGGCTCCATCACGCCGGTCTCGGCGAGCCGCGAGGTCGTCTCGCCCGAACAGTCCCAGGCGCATTGGCGCGCACTGTCCGAGCGCTACGGGGAGGCCTACGCCAAGAACCCGTCGGACCCGGCCGCCGGTTACGCCTACGGCGTCTCGCTGCGCGCGCTCGGCCAGCGCGCCCAGGCGCTCGCGGTGCTCGAACAGTCGAGCATGAAGAACCCGAGCCAGAAGCAGATTCTGGCGGCCTATGGGCGTTCGCTCGCCGATGTCGGCCGCTACGACGACGCGCTCGGGGTGCTCGCCCGCGCGCACACGCCCGACCGCCCCGACTGGAAGATCCTCAACGCGCAGGGCGCGATCCTCGATCAGCTCGGCCGCTCGGAAGAAGCCCGCGGCTACTATCTGGCGGCGATCAAGATCGCGCCGGCCGAGCCCTCGATCCTGTCAAATCTCGGCCTCAACTACGCGCTGTCCAACGACCTTGCGAGGGCCGAGCAGACCCTTTTGCAGGCCGCCTCCAGCCCCAAGGCCGACGACAAGGTGCGGGCCAACCTTGCAATGGTGCAGGGGCTCAAGAGTGGCAGGTCCGCTGCGCCGGCCAAAAAAGCGGGCTGA
- a CDS encoding DHA2 family efflux MFS transporter permease subunit translates to MSSDASPPGARSAADLTRVPTGPAAGSSGGSGAGTHTEPKVTARRLIAFFALVFGMFMAILDIQIVSSSLSEIQAGLSASPDEISWVQTSYLIAEVIMIPLSGFLARALSTRVLFSISAAGFTLASALCATATTLPEMIAYRALQGFIGGGMIPTAFAAAYTVFPRSKQPAIMALVGLTVTLAPTIGPTVGGYLTQLLSWHWLFLINVVPGAIATLLAWTLVDFDEPETGLLKKLDYVALAAMGVMLGSLEYVLEEGAKDDWFQDATIRTLSVAAVVGGLLFFWRSFTAKTPLIDLSVYRNRNFAVGSLLTFVMGVGLYGMTYLYPVFLGRVRGYDSLQIGETVFVSGLFMFLTAPVVGVLGRKLSDPRWLIAGGFLGFALSCVDLTYITKDWAFGELFIPQALRGVALMMCMVPINVVSLGTLPPQQLKQASGLFNLMRNLGGAFGLAFINTFLNDRQDLHMLRLREHVIWGRQVAEEQLPAMTQSLQGRLGSDAELAAIKQLANSVRQQGLVLSFGDLFFALAILFVAIVALVPLVRRPNQGAAAPAH, encoded by the coding sequence ATGAGCAGCGACGCCAGCCCCCCAGGCGCTCGTTCCGCCGCCGACCTGACCCGCGTCCCCACGGGGCCGGCGGCCGGCTCGTCGGGAGGTTCGGGCGCGGGGACCCACACTGAACCGAAGGTCACGGCGCGGCGGCTGATCGCGTTCTTCGCGCTGGTCTTCGGCATGTTCATGGCGATCCTGGACATCCAGATCGTCTCGTCCTCGCTGTCCGAGATCCAGGCCGGGCTCAGCGCCAGCCCCGACGAGATCAGTTGGGTCCAGACCAGCTACCTGATCGCCGAAGTCATCATGATCCCGCTCTCGGGCTTTCTCGCCCGGGCGCTCTCGACGCGCGTGCTGTTCTCGATCTCGGCCGCCGGCTTCACGCTCGCGAGCGCGCTTTGCGCGACCGCGACGACGCTGCCCGAGATGATCGCCTATCGCGCTCTGCAGGGCTTCATCGGCGGCGGCATGATCCCGACCGCCTTCGCCGCCGCCTACACGGTGTTTCCCCGCTCGAAGCAGCCGGCCATCATGGCGCTGGTCGGCCTCACCGTGACGCTCGCGCCGACCATCGGACCGACGGTCGGCGGCTACCTGACGCAGCTTCTGTCGTGGCACTGGCTGTTCCTGATCAACGTCGTGCCGGGCGCGATCGCGACGCTGCTCGCCTGGACGCTGGTCGACTTCGACGAGCCCGAGACGGGCCTGCTGAAAAAGCTCGACTACGTGGCGCTCGCCGCCATGGGCGTCATGCTCGGCAGCCTCGAATACGTGCTCGAGGAGGGCGCGAAGGACGACTGGTTCCAGGACGCGACCATCCGCACCTTAAGCGTCGCGGCGGTCGTCGGCGGCCTGCTGTTCTTCTGGCGCTCGTTCACGGCGAAGACGCCGCTGATCGACCTCTCGGTCTATCGCAACCGCAACTTCGCGGTCGGCTCGCTGCTGACCTTCGTGATGGGCGTCGGGCTCTACGGCATGACCTATCTCTACCCGGTCTTCCTCGGCCGGGTGCGCGGCTATGACAGCCTCCAGATCGGCGAGACGGTGTTCGTCTCCGGGCTCTTCATGTTTCTCACTGCGCCGGTCGTCGGCGTGCTCGGCCGCAAGCTGTCGGACCCGCGATGGCTGATCGCCGGCGGCTTCCTCGGCTTCGCGCTGTCCTGCGTCGACCTGACCTACATCACCAAGGACTGGGCCTTCGGCGAGCTGTTCATTCCGCAGGCGCTGCGAGGCGTCGCGCTGATGATGTGCATGGTGCCGATCAACGTCGTGTCGCTCGGCACGCTGCCGCCGCAACAGCTGAAGCAGGCGAGCGGGCTGTTCAACCTGATGCGCAACCTTGGCGGCGCCTTCGGGCTCGCCTTCATCAACACCTTCCTGAACGACCGGCAGGACCTGCACATGCTGCGCCTTCGCGAACATGTCATCTGGGGCCGGCAGGTGGCGGAGGAGCAGCTGCCGGCGATGACCCAGAGCCTTCAGGGCCGGCTCGGCTCCGACGCCGAGCTCGCGGCGATCAAGCAGCTCGCGAACAGCGTGCGCCAGCAGGGGCTGGTGCTGTCGTTCGGCGACCTGTTCTTCGCGCTCGCGATCCTGTTCGTCGCGATCGTGGCGCTGGTGCCGCTGGTGCGAAGACCCAATCAGGGCGCGGCCGCGCCCGCCCATTGA
- a CDS encoding HlyD family secretion protein codes for MAKALRKDQDDVSARPRLVAPEPTSEARAEPAVGKPDAAPGAADEAAAPKARGGARRLLLGAVAVAALGLAGWYGYDWWVDGRFMVETDDAYVGADMAVMAPKVSGYVAAVPAQQNASVKAGDPLVVLDDGDYRLALEAADGKIATQSASIARFDRQIAAADAQILQAKSQVDSANADSARAAADFDRAQQLAKSNYGSRQSLDQATADKLRSAASVEAAKAGVTSAQANRDVLTAQKEEAARTLAELRTARAQRQRDLDATVIRAPFDGVVGNKAAQAGDYVTPGKRVMAVVPLDRVYVDANFKETQLGEIQPGETVRLSVDAYPEHDVTGVVDSLAPASGSQFSLLPPENATGNFTKIVQRVPVRIHVDPKDVAKGRLRPGLSVIASVDTRTAPKDTQSSAALAPKDNSTSAALAPR; via the coding sequence ATGGCGAAGGCTCTGCGAAAGGATCAGGACGACGTCTCGGCTCGGCCGAGGCTGGTCGCGCCTGAACCGACGTCGGAAGCGCGCGCCGAGCCTGCGGTCGGAAAGCCCGACGCGGCGCCGGGCGCGGCCGATGAGGCGGCAGCCCCCAAGGCGCGCGGCGGCGCGCGTAGGCTGCTGCTCGGCGCCGTCGCCGTCGCGGCCCTCGGGCTCGCAGGCTGGTACGGCTATGACTGGTGGGTCGACGGCCGCTTCATGGTCGAGACCGACGACGCCTATGTGGGCGCCGACATGGCCGTGATGGCCCCCAAGGTCTCGGGCTACGTCGCCGCGGTTCCGGCCCAGCAGAACGCCAGCGTCAAGGCTGGCGACCCGCTGGTCGTGCTCGACGACGGCGACTACCGGCTGGCCCTCGAGGCCGCGGACGGCAAGATCGCCACGCAGTCAGCCTCTATCGCCCGGTTCGACCGCCAGATCGCGGCCGCGGACGCGCAGATCCTTCAGGCGAAGTCCCAGGTCGACAGCGCCAACGCCGACAGCGCCCGCGCGGCGGCCGATTTCGACCGCGCCCAGCAGCTCGCCAAGTCGAACTATGGCAGCCGACAGTCGCTCGACCAGGCGACCGCCGACAAGCTTCGCTCCGCGGCCTCCGTCGAGGCCGCCAAGGCCGGCGTGACGTCCGCGCAGGCGAATCGCGACGTGCTGACAGCGCAGAAGGAAGAGGCGGCGCGGACGCTGGCCGAGCTTCGGACCGCGCGCGCCCAGCGCCAGCGCGACCTCGACGCCACCGTGATCCGCGCGCCATTCGACGGCGTCGTCGGCAACAAGGCCGCGCAGGCCGGCGACTATGTGACGCCGGGCAAGCGCGTGATGGCGGTGGTGCCGCTCGACCGCGTCTATGTCGACGCCAATTTCAAGGAGACGCAGCTCGGCGAAATCCAGCCCGGCGAGACGGTCAGGCTCTCGGTCGACGCCTATCCCGAGCACGACGTCACCGGCGTCGTCGACAGCCTCGCGCCGGCGTCCGGATCGCAGTTCAGCCTGCTGCCGCCGGAAAACGCGACCGGCAACTTCACCAAGATCGTCCAGCGGGTGCCGGTGCGCATCCACGTCGATCCGAAGGACGTCGCCAAGGGCAGGCTTCGGCCCGGCCTCTCTGTGATCGCCTCGGTCGACACCCGCACGGCCCCGAAGGACACGCAATCGTCCGCGGCGCTCGCGCCCAAGGACAACTCAACGTCCGCAGCGCTTGCGCCGCGGTGA
- the exbB gene encoding tonB-system energizer ExbB gives MRALGAAWLALSLIAAAPVARAQDGGQRPAAESPSPQPAQALPPAQEVQAVDPGQEPSRPAGEAQPSPEPAAPAAPEGAGPSMPSVERANLPHDLSPIGMFMGADWVVKSVMVGLAFASFLTWTIALAKWVELQTARAKARRSLKALATARTLEDASRALGSRKGSGPIAGFVAAADAEIVYSQDAASPEGVKERVASHLSRLEAQAGRKLTFGMGLVATIGATAPFVGLFGTVWGIMNSFIGISNAQTTNLAVVAPGIAEALLATAIGLVAAIPAVVIYNFFARQITAHRAMLGDAAAAVLRIVSRDLDRDAAPHYARRAAE, from the coding sequence ATGCGCGCCCTCGGCGCGGCGTGGCTGGCGCTGTCGCTGATCGCCGCCGCGCCTGTGGCGCGCGCCCAGGACGGCGGCCAGCGGCCGGCCGCCGAAAGCCCCTCTCCGCAGCCCGCGCAGGCGCTGCCCCCGGCCCAGGAGGTTCAGGCGGTCGATCCCGGCCAGGAGCCGTCGCGGCCCGCCGGCGAGGCCCAGCCCTCGCCTGAGCCTGCGGCCCCCGCCGCGCCCGAGGGGGCCGGCCCGTCGATGCCGTCTGTCGAGCGCGCCAACCTTCCGCACGACCTGTCCCCCATCGGCATGTTCATGGGCGCCGACTGGGTCGTGAAAAGCGTGATGGTCGGGCTCGCTTTCGCGTCGTTCCTGACCTGGACGATCGCGCTCGCCAAATGGGTCGAGCTGCAGACCGCCCGCGCCAAAGCGCGCCGGAGCCTCAAGGCTCTCGCGACCGCGCGCACGCTGGAGGACGCCAGCCGCGCGCTCGGCTCCCGCAAGGGCTCCGGCCCGATCGCCGGTTTCGTGGCGGCGGCCGACGCCGAGATCGTCTATTCGCAGGACGCCGCCTCGCCGGAAGGCGTCAAGGAGCGGGTCGCCTCGCATCTGTCGCGGCTCGAGGCGCAGGCCGGCCGCAAGCTCACCTTCGGCATGGGATTGGTCGCAACCATCGGCGCGACCGCGCCCTTCGTCGGCCTGTTCGGCACCGTCTGGGGCATCATGAACTCGTTCATCGGCATCTCGAACGCCCAGACCACGAACCTCGCGGTCGTCGCCCCCGGCATCGCCGAGGCGCTGCTCGCCACCGCGATCGGCCTCGTGGCCGCCATTCCGGCCGTGGTGATCTACAATTTCTTCGCCCGCCAGATCACCGCGCATCGCGCGATGCTGGGCGACGCCGCCGCCGCCGTGCTGCGCATCGTCAGCCGCGATCTCGACCGGGACGCCGCGCCGCACTACGCGCGCCGCGCCGCGGAATAG
- the exbD gene encoding TonB system transport protein ExbD, with product MAAKLDLGGGDELVETHEINVTPFIDVILVLLIIFMVAAPLATVDVGVDLPSSNAKPQPRPDKPVYLTLQQDLKLSLGSKTVDRAALGQALQAATGGDREQRVFLRADRKVPYGDVFGLMNELRRAGYLKVALVGLESVGGDGGR from the coding sequence ATGGCCGCGAAACTCGACCTTGGCGGCGGCGACGAACTCGTCGAGACGCACGAGATCAACGTCACGCCGTTCATCGACGTGATCCTCGTGCTGCTGATCATCTTCATGGTCGCGGCGCCGCTCGCGACGGTGGACGTCGGCGTCGACCTGCCGTCCTCGAACGCCAAGCCCCAGCCGCGCCCCGACAAGCCGGTCTACCTCACCTTGCAGCAGGACCTGAAGCTGTCCCTTGGCTCGAAGACCGTCGACCGCGCGGCGCTGGGCCAGGCCCTGCAGGCGGCGACCGGCGGCGACCGCGAGCAGCGGGTGTTTCTGCGCGCCGACCGCAAGGTGCCGTATGGCGACGTGTTCGGCCTGATGAACGAACTGCGCCGCGCCGGCTATCTGAAGGTCGCGCTGGTCGGCCTCGAATCCGTCGGCGGCGATGGCGGCCGCTGA
- a CDS encoding tRNA (guanine(46)-N(7))-methyltransferase TrmB — protein sequence MPDDARYDGSFFGRRHGKALRAGRAALMEDALPRLAVDPEALPGELRELFPVPVRTVRLEIGFGGAEHLLHRAQESPDVGFIGVEPFVDGLAKGVSGIERLALKNVRLFGDDATLLLDKLPDSAIAGVDLLYPDPWPKTRHWKRRFVGDRNLARLARVMAPGALFRFASDIDSYVAWTLAHVARSDAFEWTAERASDWTTPFPGWPGTRYEAKAIREGRRGTYLAFRRL from the coding sequence ATGCCAGACGACGCCCGCTATGACGGTTCGTTCTTCGGCCGACGCCACGGCAAGGCGCTGAGGGCCGGCCGCGCAGCCCTGATGGAGGACGCGTTGCCGCGGCTCGCCGTTGATCCAGAAGCGTTGCCGGGCGAGCTGCGCGAGCTGTTCCCGGTCCCGGTCCGCACCGTCCGCCTCGAGATCGGGTTCGGTGGGGCCGAGCACCTGCTCCACCGCGCGCAGGAGAGCCCTGACGTCGGCTTCATCGGCGTGGAGCCCTTCGTGGACGGGCTCGCCAAAGGCGTCTCGGGCATCGAGCGGCTGGCGCTGAAGAACGTCCGCCTGTTCGGCGACGACGCCACGCTGCTGCTGGACAAGCTGCCCGACTCCGCGATCGCCGGCGTCGACCTGCTGTATCCCGACCCCTGGCCGAAGACCCGCCACTGGAAGCGGCGCTTCGTCGGCGACCGTAACCTTGCAAGACTTGCGCGCGTCATGGCGCCGGGCGCGCTGTTCCGCTTCGCCTCCGACATCGACAGCTACGTCGCCTGGACGCTCGCCCATGTGGCGCGCTCGGACGCGTTCGAATGGACCGCGGAGCGCGCGAGCGACTGGACGACGCCGTTCCCCGGATGGCCCGGCACCCGCTACGAGGCCAAGGCGATCCGCGAGGGTCGGCGCGGAACCTACCTCGCCTTCAGGCGCCTATGA
- the metK gene encoding methionine adenosyltransferase, which yields MARADYLFTSESVSEGHPDKVSDRISDEVVDIYLGAFPESRVGCETLVTTNRVVIAGEVRGPDSVTKEQIIEAARAAIKDIGYEQDGFHWKNADVACHLHAQSAHIAQGVDSSGNKDEGAGDQGIMFGYACKETPSLMPAPLFYSHNILKRLSEVRHSGEQPTLGPDAKSQVTVRYANGVPVGVTSIVLSTQHTDENQSSKDIRDIVEPYIRETLPEGWISDETAWHVNPTGAFVIGGPDGDAGLTGRKIIVDTYGGAAPHGGGAFSGKDPTKVDRSAAYAARYLAKNVIAADLADRATIQLSYAIGVSEPLSIYVDLHGTGQVDEAKLEKVLSEIISLSPRGIRTHLALNKPIYARTAAYGHFGREPDADGGFSWEKVDLVDALRSALG from the coding sequence GTGGCTCGCGCTGATTATCTGTTCACGTCAGAATCCGTATCCGAAGGTCATCCGGACAAGGTCAGCGACCGCATCTCCGACGAGGTGGTCGACATCTATCTCGGCGCGTTCCCCGAGTCGCGCGTCGGCTGCGAGACGCTGGTCACGACCAACCGCGTCGTGATCGCGGGCGAGGTTCGCGGCCCCGACAGCGTCACGAAGGAGCAGATCATCGAGGCGGCCCGCGCCGCCATCAAGGATATCGGCTACGAGCAGGACGGCTTCCACTGGAAGAACGCCGACGTCGCCTGTCATCTGCACGCCCAGTCGGCCCACATCGCGCAGGGCGTCGACTCGTCCGGCAACAAGGACGAGGGCGCGGGCGACCAGGGCATCATGTTCGGCTACGCCTGCAAGGAGACGCCGAGCCTGATGCCGGCGCCGCTGTTCTATTCCCACAACATCCTGAAGCGTCTCTCGGAAGTCCGCCATTCCGGCGAGCAGCCGACCCTCGGGCCGGACGCCAAGAGCCAGGTCACCGTGCGCTACGCCAACGGCGTGCCGGTCGGCGTGACGTCGATCGTGCTGTCGACCCAGCACACCGACGAGAACCAGAGCTCCAAGGACATCCGCGACATCGTGGAGCCCTACATCCGCGAGACCCTGCCCGAGGGCTGGATCTCGGACGAGACCGCCTGGCACGTGAACCCGACCGGCGCCTTCGTGATCGGCGGCCCGGACGGCGACGCCGGCCTCACCGGCCGCAAGATCATCGTCGACACCTACGGCGGCGCGGCCCCGCATGGCGGCGGCGCGTTCTCCGGCAAGGACCCGACCAAGGTGGACCGCTCTGCCGCCTACGCCGCGCGTTATCTCGCCAAGAACGTGATCGCGGCCGACCTCGCCGATCGCGCCACCATCCAGCTCTCCTACGCCATCGGCGTCTCCGAGCCGCTGTCGATCTATGTCGATTTGCACGGCACGGGCCAGGTGGACGAGGCCAAGCTCGAGAAGGTGCTGAGCGAGATCATCAGCCTCAGCCCGCGCGGCATCCGCACGCATCTCGCGCTCAACAAGCCGATCTACGCCCGCACCGCGGCCTACGGCCATTTCGGCCGCGAGCCCGACGCCGACGGCGGCTTCTCGTGGGAGAAGGTCGACCTCGTCGACGCGCTGCGGTCCGCGCTCGGCTGA
- a CDS encoding helix-turn-helix transcriptional regulator: protein MIKKAPNPVDAHVGSRVRMRRVLIGMSQEKLGEALGITFQQIQKYEKGTNRIGASRMQQISTVMGVPVSYFFEDAPGSDSKGKGFGEGQGSDYVVDFLTTSEGLQLNKSFVKISDPKVRRKVVELVSSLADRDVKAG, encoded by the coding sequence ATGATCAAAAAAGCGCCCAATCCTGTCGATGCTCACGTGGGCAGCCGGGTCAGGATGCGTAGGGTGCTGATCGGCATGAGCCAGGAGAAGCTCGGGGAAGCTCTCGGGATCACGTTTCAGCAGATTCAGAAGTACGAAAAGGGCACCAACCGCATCGGCGCCAGCCGCATGCAGCAGATTTCGACCGTCATGGGCGTTCCGGTCTCCTACTTCTTCGAGGACGCTCCCGGATCGGACAGCAAGGGCAAAGGCTTCGGCGAAGGTCAGGGCTCGGATTACGTGGTGGATTTTCTCACCACCTCCGAGGGTCTTCAGCTGAACAAGTCCTTCGTGAAGATTTCCGACCCGAAAGTGCGCCGGAAGGTTGTGGAGCTGGTCAGCTCGCTGGCCGACCGCGACGTGAAGGCGGGCTGA
- the lnt gene encoding apolipoprotein N-acyltransferase, whose translation MSRRFEALAARVTLAQGWRRSGLALGAGAVSALAMAPFSVWPILAVTVPVAVWLIDGASGTTRLRSASSAAAIGFLFGFGYFLAGLWWIGSAFLVDADVFGWLLPFAVAGLPLLLGLFTAVGFALARLLWTPGWRRIFAFALGVGLSELARGHLFTGLPWNSFGYALADQIWLGQIASVIGVEGLTYVALAVFAAPALLADPRPARPVLALAALTLAGLGAFGAVRLWAAPTEFDERLRVRVLQPDIPQDVKTQDSARDTIMDTYISLTDEAKGPKNRGFADADLVVWPESAFPFLLSRTPEALTRIGASLAPGTSLVTGSIRGERRNDGSGAADYWNALHLVGDDGAILSTYDKIHLVPFGEYLPFQSFLEWLGLEQLTRQRGGFASGDRRAVIALPQGPRFRPLICYEAIFPEEVAGDERPDFLLNVTNDAWFGRTPGPYQHAAQARVRSIEQGLPMVRSANGGISSIVDSYGRILDHARLGERGVVDGLLPRPLKETIFTATNGRLHLFFPFLFVFLVCIRPRRR comes from the coding sequence ATGAGCCGTCGATTTGAGGCCCTCGCCGCCCGCGTCACGCTCGCGCAAGGCTGGCGCCGCTCAGGGCTCGCGCTCGGCGCCGGCGCGGTCTCGGCGCTCGCCATGGCGCCCTTCTCGGTCTGGCCGATCCTCGCTGTCACGGTGCCGGTCGCGGTCTGGCTGATCGACGGGGCGTCGGGGACAACGCGGCTCCGCAGCGCTTCGTCCGCCGCCGCGATCGGTTTCCTGTTCGGCTTCGGCTACTTCCTCGCGGGTCTCTGGTGGATCGGCTCGGCCTTCCTGGTCGACGCCGACGTTTTCGGCTGGCTGCTGCCCTTCGCAGTCGCCGGCCTTCCGCTGCTGCTCGGCCTGTTCACGGCAGTCGGCTTCGCGCTCGCCCGCCTGCTGTGGACGCCCGGCTGGCGGCGGATCTTCGCCTTCGCGCTCGGGGTCGGGCTGTCGGAGCTCGCGCGCGGCCATCTGTTCACCGGCCTGCCCTGGAACTCCTTCGGCTATGCGCTGGCGGACCAGATCTGGCTCGGCCAGATCGCCTCCGTGATCGGCGTCGAGGGGCTGACCTATGTGGCCCTTGCAGTCTTCGCCGCGCCCGCTCTGCTGGCCGATCCGCGGCCTGCGCGGCCAGTGCTGGCTCTCGCCGCGCTGACGCTCGCGGGCCTCGGCGCCTTCGGAGCCGTCCGGCTCTGGGCCGCGCCGACGGAGTTCGACGAGCGGCTGCGGGTGCGCGTGCTGCAGCCGGACATCCCGCAGGACGTCAAGACGCAGGACAGCGCCCGCGACACCATCATGGACACCTACATCTCGCTGACCGACGAGGCGAAGGGGCCGAAGAACCGCGGCTTCGCGGACGCCGATCTCGTGGTCTGGCCGGAATCGGCGTTCCCGTTCCTGCTGTCGCGGACGCCCGAAGCGCTGACCCGCATCGGCGCAAGCCTTGCGCCGGGGACCTCGCTGGTGACGGGCTCTATCCGCGGCGAGCGGCGCAACGACGGTTCAGGCGCCGCCGACTACTGGAACGCGTTGCATCTCGTCGGCGACGACGGCGCGATTCTGTCGACCTACGACAAGATCCATCTGGTGCCGTTCGGCGAATATCTGCCGTTCCAGTCCTTTCTCGAATGGCTCGGGCTGGAGCAGCTCACCCGACAGCGCGGCGGCTTCGCCTCAGGCGACCGCCGCGCCGTCATCGCGCTGCCGCAGGGGCCGCGATTCCGGCCGCTGATCTGCTACGAGGCGATTTTTCCCGAGGAGGTCGCGGGCGACGAAAGGCCCGACTTTTTGCTCAACGTCACCAACGACGCGTGGTTCGGACGGACGCCCGGTCCTTACCAGCATGCCGCGCAGGCGAGGGTCAGGTCCATCGAGCAAGGGCTGCCCATGGTGCGGTCCGCGAATGGGGGAATCTCCTCCATCGTCGATTCGTACGGACGGATTCTCGACCATGCCCGTCTCGGGGAACGCGGCGTGGTTGACGGACTGTTACCGCGACCCTTGAAAGAAACGATTTTCACTGCGACGAATGGTCGGCTCCATCTATTTTTCCCGTTCCTGTTTGTATTTCTGGTATGCATTCGACCGCGACGTCGATAA
- a CDS encoding hemolysin family protein, with the protein MANTDRPSKPGPALTAETDPRDNWIERLRVFVGLGPHATAREDVAEALDGDGDLSLSPQERVLLRNVLALKDKRVDDVMVNRADIVAISEDVTLGQLLLTFADGGHSRLPVHQGSLDEPKGMVHVKDALALFARGAQGGGHAFDANAVDLGARIADCDVIRPVIFAPPSMAATDLLNRMQSMHVHLALVVDEYGGVDGLVTIEDLVETIVGDIEDEHDDEAVASIRPDGEGGFIADARAPLDEVAEAIGPSFEIADFENEVDTIGGLVVTLAGRVPAQGDEIDGPGGHLIHVRAADPRRVIEVGIKAAPERTGDESDRPGDAADAA; encoded by the coding sequence ATGGCCAACACCGACCGCCCTTCCAAACCCGGCCCCGCTTTGACGGCGGAGACGGACCCGCGCGACAACTGGATCGAGCGGCTGCGCGTCTTCGTCGGGCTCGGTCCCCATGCGACCGCCCGCGAGGACGTCGCGGAAGCGCTCGACGGAGACGGCGATCTGTCGCTTTCGCCGCAGGAGCGCGTGCTGCTGCGCAACGTCCTGGCGCTGAAGGACAAGCGCGTCGACGACGTGATGGTCAACCGCGCCGACATCGTGGCGATCTCCGAGGACGTCACGCTCGGCCAATTGCTGCTGACCTTCGCGGATGGCGGACATTCGCGCCTTCCCGTACATCAGGGCTCGCTCGACGAGCCTAAGGGCATGGTCCACGTGAAGGACGCGCTCGCTCTGTTCGCCAGGGGCGCGCAGGGCGGAGGCCACGCCTTCGACGCGAACGCGGTCGATCTCGGCGCCCGCATCGCCGATTGCGACGTGATCCGCCCGGTGATCTTCGCGCCGCCCTCTATGGCCGCGACCGACCTGCTGAACCGGATGCAGTCGATGCATGTGCACCTCGCGCTGGTGGTCGACGAATATGGCGGGGTCGACGGCCTCGTCACGATCGAGGACCTTGTCGAGACGATCGTCGGCGACATCGAGGACGAGCACGACGACGAGGCGGTCGCGAGCATCAGGCCCGACGGCGAGGGCGGGTTCATCGCCGACGCCCGCGCGCCGCTCGACGAGGTCGCCGAGGCGATCGGGCCGAGCTTCGAGATCGCGGATTTCGAGAACGAGGTCGACACGATCGGCGGGCTGGTGGTGACGCTTGCCGGCCGCGTCCCGGCGCAGGGCGACGAGATCGACGGCCCGGGCGGCCACCTGATCCACGTTCGGGCCGCGGATCCGCGGCGTGTGATTGAGGTGGGCATCAAGGCGGCGCCCGAGCGCACCGGCGACGAATCGGATAGGCCCGGAGACGCCGCCGACGCGGCCTGA
- the ybeY gene encoding rRNA maturation RNase YbeY, with protein sequence MSPDRSTPVALETVRDSDLWDVLPDAEAIVAIAVAAAFAEAELVARADAELAVTLADDARVQALNGEWRAKDKPTNVLTFPSVDPDETADAPMLGDVILAFETVEREAREEGRTLSDHLAHLVVHGVLHIFGYDHEDDDEAEAMEAIETRALARIGVVDPYANDIAPAA encoded by the coding sequence ATGAGCCCGGACCGATCTACCCCCGTCGCGCTCGAAACTGTGCGCGACAGCGATCTCTGGGACGTTCTCCCTGACGCCGAGGCGATCGTGGCGATCGCCGTGGCGGCGGCGTTCGCCGAAGCCGAGCTGGTTGCGCGCGCCGACGCCGAACTCGCCGTGACGCTCGCCGACGACGCACGCGTGCAGGCGCTGAACGGCGAGTGGCGCGCGAAGGACAAGCCGACCAACGTGCTGACCTTCCCGTCCGTCGATCCGGACGAGACCGCCGACGCGCCGATGCTCGGCGACGTGATCCTCGCCTTCGAGACGGTCGAGCGGGAAGCGCGCGAGGAGGGCAGGACGCTCTCCGACCACCTCGCCCATCTCGTGGTCCATGGCGTGCTGCACATCTTCGGCTACGACCACGAAGACGACGACGAGGCCGAGGCGATGGAGGCGATCGAGACGCGCGCGCTCGCCCGGATCGGCGTCGTCGACCCTTATGCGAATGACATCGCGCCCGCCGCCTGA